The nucleotide window GGGAACTTCGTTTATTAATGAATTGATATAATCAATTAATATTATTTGTGTATCTTGTATGGTGAATGGGACTTCTCTGTATTAATTTAGTTAACTTGGTTTAAAAACCATTTACTTAATTTGGTTTTTGTTcgtttattttcttattattcaATTAATGTATattgctgcgtgtgtgtgtgtgtgttttaaactggctGTGCTAGAACTGTGAGGCCTGtttatattttctcttttttctttgtggacAGGTGCTGTGGGCCCCTGACGGTGACCCAATCCCTGGTGGTGGGCCTTTTTCTTCAcgaatgcgtgtgtgtgcggtgtCACGGGTGCTTTTGTTAACTATCTCCTGGGGCGAAActccccaggtggcgttgttggtgaCACCTTTTTCTACCCTCTACTTGCCACGCCTGCATCCCTGCAGTTATTACAGGAAATGTAAGGTTCCTGGCTAATGTGATGGATGAACTGGAAGCGCTCGCCAGAACGCAGAGGGAGTACAGAGAGTCCAGTATTATGTGTTTCACAGAAACGTGGCTACACGAGCAGATACCGGACACCAACGCCACCATCCCCGGCTTCCACACGGTCCGAGCCGACAGTGACACTACCGCGAGCGGCAAGAAAAAAGGAGGGTGGCTCGCCATGCTCATTAACAACAGGTGGTGTCACCCCGGGCACACTCATGGTCCCACAACCACTCCAGGACACACAGCCCCCACAACCCCACACCATTCCTGGCAGCAGACACCAGCCCCATGTTGGGGTTGATGATGCaatcatctacctgctgcaggAAGCCTACTCCTCCCTGGATAGACCAAACATCACTGTCCACATCATGttctttgacttctccagtgcctTCAGCACCATCCagtttctatatttgcccttgtattttgattgtatttgtacttgaatgtacccgctgctatgataacctaatttcccccCGGGGATTattaaagttatctatctatctatatctatctatctatccttccatgttttaataatgtgttgGACAGTTGTTAacccaattttagtagtttcagcagtctccttagttgttttccTTGCTTGATGCAGACCAATGTTTCAGAAGTCAAattgacccttctgaaacagagtaatgtCTTTTCCACaaccacaggatatgtctttGAACATGGTTGTTAAAGAAAAGAGACgctactcactgcatcagttagggttaaataacttgttgtaAAAAAGTGTTGGTGCTCCGGTTTGTCTTCACCATCGAAACATATACACTGTTGCCCATAAAGttggaataaaatatttttgacctCTTCTCATGAAATGATTGTGACAATGTAATGTATTCTTGATAAAGTGTATATCTTCTCAAAACTTTATTGATCAATCTCTTCCAAACATATCACAGTGAAAATTAAACCACAATTAACCTTTGCAAACTGTGTATTCAGGCTTAAACAAAATTGGGGGTATTGAACAATAGGATTAAGGGTTTTGTTTCAATTTTTCAACCTTGGTCAGTTTAACAGGAAACACATTCGAGGGGATTTCATGCATAAGAATGTCCAATATTACTCTTTCAAATGTCACTCAGTCACTAATATCGAGTATGGCCACCCCTGACACGGATCGATGCGTAATGATGTGGTGGCATACTGTCCACAAGCTTGTTGATGTCGTCAGTGCACCCCCTCTGCATCAAGAAATTCTCTCACTGCAGCTGCCCTATGTGCTCTTGCGTTGTCGTCTTGCAGCCTAAAGTTTTTCCCATTTTCCCATTTCTTCCCCTTCTTGTGTGTGGGAGGCAATGGTTCTCCAGGATGTCCTGGTACACGACGGCGTTGACGTTTCCATCCAGCACCACCATTGGTGTTATTCCTCCATAATGAATACCAGCACATACCATCACTGAGCCGCCACCTCCTTGAGTGGTTTCCTGGATGCAGTCATCGCGGAGGTTCTCACCACGTAATCGCCACACCCTTTGTCTTCCATCTATACGGTCAAGATATAGCGGCTCTCATACATAAAGACAACATGTTGCCAGTGCCCAAGCTGTAACCTTCTGTGCTCCCTAGCCCAGCGAAGTCGAGCAACTCTGTGTTGAACAGATAGGTGTGGACACTTGGTCATTCATCTTGCTCGGTAACCATGCTAAAGCAATCTTCGATTTACAGTTTGGCGGGAAACGCTGATTCCATGGTGTCTTCTCCACAAACGACAAAGGCGGCTCGCTGCCATTTTCCGATTTCTACAGCACAGATTATGCAGTTGCCGATCATCTCGTCTGGTAGTTAGTCATGGTCGTCCTGAAGATTTTCGTGGCCTCAAATGACCTTCCTCTCGATGATGTTTGAGGATATTACAGACCGCACTCTGCGATATTCCAAGGAAATCAGCAATGTTGGCTTGTTTGTGTCCGTCCTGTCGGAATGCAAGCACTCTTTGGCGTATTGCCAGTTGGGTCAGTCTAGGGAACTTCTGTGTCAAATTTGGTTGAAAATTATACAGCCAATTCTGAAAACGTGGACTTACTGCATACAGACTTTAAGCAggaaaaggacaacacagcGAATGTTTTGCCTTTTATAGCGCCAAACAATTGTTAAGCATGACTTCGTTTCACCTGGGTAACTGGGACTGAGTATGTAATCATTGCACCTGGTCAAAGGTGATTACTAATGTGTATAAATAGGAATAAAAAGAGGAATGtgtctgaaaacaaaatgattccAACTTTATGGGcaacagtgtatatatatatatgaggtTCTCTTGCCAGTTCCCTTGACCAGGTGCTGTACAatggctgcccactgctcctcgGGGTTGAGTTAAATGCAGATACAAGTTTCACCACATTGTACTGAGTATgagacaaattaaattaaaataaaattaaattaaaataaaataaatctttttttgacATCTCAACTTATGTTTAACATAACATCATTCATTGCTTGAATTAATATTGTGGTGATTGGTCAATATCCCCAAtcaatttaattgtttttgttatttttcaaccATACTAAGTatgaacatgtacagtatgcaaAGTTGCAAACCAAATACACAGGAAATGTTTCATGAAAGTTAAGCAGACACGCTGCAAATTCTGCAACAGTTGTTGCTTTGATGGCTGCACTTCTACGCTATATCAATTACAGTTCTTCAATGTAATTTTAGTGTGTATGCGCCTTAAGTAAAAAGTGTTGCCCCAGTACCCCTACCCCCCGTAGTTCATTAAACAGGGACCTGGCCAGTAAAGTGCATAAAGCTGTGAAGAGCAATGCCCTCAGGTAAAAGGCACAACATATAATTCATTTGtctatataaatatacatttctttCAGCAAATGCAATAACAATGTCAGGTGTGCAGTTAGGAGTGGATCTCATCTAGTTTTTTGTAGTCACTGTAAACGGCAAAGATCAAATATCAGTTATTCACGGATGCCTGGAATTTGTCCTGGGCGCGGACTCTGAGTCAGACACTGATAGTGCTCAGCCTCGTTCCTCACAGTCTCCATCAGAATGGTAATTTATTTCTCCCATTTATGCAATTTAGCAATATGTATTACTGACTAGAAACGTTATAGCCTAGCCAAATACAGTTAGGCTATCAATAGGTAATAATAAAGAACTAAACGTATTTTGACACTTTACCAGATAGTTGTCTGTTCACAacaatactttatttttataacttACCTGTCTTCTGATTAATTTGTGGATTGCTGAGTGTCATTACAACACACAGACTGAGTAAGACAATATGTTTCAACTGTTTAGGTCATTTTGTTGTACCATGCTTCATAATTCAGAGTTGACAACTGAAATGGTTAATATTAGTCACAGTgagattaaaaatgtgcttgttGTGCAGGTGCACATGTGGAGAATGCAGAGCCATGCCCACAGAGGTGGAAAATGTCTGCTGCAAAGAGCTTAATGCTGTATgtaaagaaaaactgtttttcacagTAATCATTCAAATAATGAATACATAAACAGCAGCATACTAGATGTCTAGCACTAAAACACCTTATTACACATACTCCTATAGGTTCAGAATCGATGTGGAGAGCTGCCTGAAGAGCCACGCTGCATGACTCTTCATCCAGGCCTTGAGCCAGTCTGCCTGAACCCCTACTCCCTGCAGAATACCCTGAACATTTATCAGGCAGACCATGGGCCACTGGAGGCAAAGGAAAGATCTGTGTAAGttagacaataaaatattttttattgattttggatgtttttaaattacACTGTTGTTGAACAAATGACATGCCTTTCAAAGACCAGTAAGGTTTAGTACCTGAGAATAAACTTGCACTGTTTATACAATCATATTAGTGATGTTGACTAATGTATACAGTGTATTTTATATACACTCAAAGCACATGAGTACTGCTTGACTGTAACCATTTTAATCCCTCATCTTCCTCAGCCATATATCCACTCTCATGTAGGACAGATTGTTAACAATAAAGACTGGCTCATTCTGGAGCTGTTTTTCACATGGGTCTCTAAACATATTAAATCAACCAACATGTACATTACACTGATATATAGATGTATATATTAAATGCACATGATTGGACATTTTTAATCACTAGATGATTATTCTTTCTGAAAATGTAGCTGTGTGGTCGTGGAAGTTCcatggaattaaaaaaaaactgctgtccaTTTTCTTGTCCATCCATTCAGCCAATATGATGAGGCAGACTTCAGGTTGATGAATCAAACTCATCTTCTGAGGTCCCGAGCTGTAAGATATGACAAAATGTGGAGGGAAaggctgtttttgtttagtACATCAATCAAACAAGTTTAACTTGGTTTCAGATACGTTCTTCTATAAAGACAACACAtattgataatttttttttttattacaggcATGCTTGCTATCTGGCCTACAGGAGTTTTGTGTCGTGGTGCTGGGGATATCTGGGAAAGGACAACCGGGTTGTCATCCCTTCCTGTGTTGTCCTCCGTATACAGCAGGAGTACCCAGATGAAGATGGGGAGTACAGCGGTTTTAAACCCCCCATTTAAATATTGAgaatttatttagtttagtcttcatgtttgtttgtttatttgtttaaaaatgtatccaaTGTTATAATGCACTtctaataaattaattattgagtAACACTGAGACCTGTAcatggggaaaagaaaaaaagacaggaataTGAAAAGACAGATTAGGCTGTCATCATGACCACTGCAACATACCTCGTGGCTGTGACTTACATGTTTGTGGGGTTAGATGGGTGTTGACTCATTATGTCCTGGTGAGCGTGACGTGAACGTGAACCTGGAAACATGGCTGTCAACTGCATCTGCCTTCTCAGGTCGCTCATACTGTGAGCACAGGGATCCAGGGACAGACACTGCTTTCATCTCAGCGACAAAGGGTGCAGGGTCATGGACGATCTCATTAAAAAGGAGGTCCATAAGCTCAGTGACATATTCtaaaacaaaaggagagagCACAAAACATAGCACATTGTTAGAGTAATTAATACAGTCTAAACTTTTGGCACAATGGCAAAAATATAGAATTTTTGTGTTTACAGCCTAGATATTTATACCTTGTCACTCAAGTCTTCCCAAAATGTTGCCAGCTGGGTGAAAGGGTTTTGaattatacatattattataGAGATGACAACTTAACCTGTAGTATAGCGTGTCTTCACCATGGACACAACATGTTCCCCTCTCTTGGCCTTGGGAAATTTAATTTGGAACCGCAGTTCTCCTGAAGCAGTCCTTGCTTGGCTACGTGCAGAATTCTCATTGAAATGCAATGCAGCCAGGTAAAGCCTGATAAAAGAAGGATTTGTATTGGATTactacaaaaacatttcaagtgcCACGGTCACTAGTGTAGACataaaatgttgtaatgttttcacttgtCAGTTTTTCACTTGCATAACGCAGTGTTTCCCCTACCGTTGTATAGGGGGGGCGCCCCGCCCCTCCAACGGGACCCCGCGCCCCCCCTGAAAGtcaagttaatttaatttatatcaccaaaacacaacagaagtcatttcaggtcACTTTTCCTATAGAACAGGTCTGGACCGtgttcttttaataaataatgatgttatTGATCTAATTTAAGCGaggatatttcatttcattttcttcatcggCGCGCATCTACGCTTCTCCTCCGCTCTGTTTTACGATGGGCGGAGCTTCGCACCGgcgtacacacaaacaaacacgtgaacacacacctacagacagACACGGAGAGAAGAGGACAACATGTCGCGTCGACCCCCACTGCCTGAAAAGCAGGCGAAAATATCCACGTTTTTTAAGCGCACTCAAAGTGATTCTGGCGAGGCAAACGTTAGCTCTGCTGCTAGTAATAGCGAGAGTATCTCTGCCGCTGCTGGTTCAAGCACAGAGCAGAGTTCATCCATGGAGCACAGCAGTAGCCCACCTGCTTCACCCCCTCCCCCCGACAAGCAGCACAAGTCCAGTCACCATAGGTTGACAGGGTTCGACCCAACttggctgtcagagaggaagtaTTCCTCCTGGCTGTACAAAACTGATATTGGTAAGTacgcaaaaaaagagaaacaaataaaacacagatagatggattaataaacaaaagtagatagatagatagatagatagatagatagatagatagatagatagacaaaAGCAGATAGATAAACAAaagtagatagatagatgcaTAATGATAAAGAGAtggataaagataaataaataaacaaaagtaaatagatagatatatagatagatagatatagatggATAATGATAAAgatagataaataaacaaaagtaagtaagtagatcgatagatagatggatacaGTACATAGAGAATGAATGGGGAATTACTTAAGTTTTCGGAATGTTCTGTCGAATATGTAGACAGCACAAACAGGCCGTGTTGAGAGGAAGCCAGACCCGGCCGTTTATCGAGTCTCCCTGCCAGTCCTACAGAAAGGATAAACTTGATAAACATATGGCATCTGAGCACCATAAAATAGCCTGTCAGCGCCAGTCAACTTTGACAGCAGGTAaaaatttcatttcttttattacagttttatcAATAATATATTATGCTCCTTAATGCTGATGATGCATTTCATTTCAGGCAACACTGTCCTTGCATCGTTTGAGCCAACAATTGTCCTGGAGCATTAGGCTGTGGTGGGGGCATTTAAGTGCTTATATTGGCTTGTTAAGCATGAAATAGCCCACCACACAAACTAACACCTTGCTGCAACTGGCTCATCTTTTGGGCTGCACCTATTTCGACAAGCTcaatgtatgtttctttttaaatatatttttactgtatttttttgttaGTCTTATGTGATGAATGAATTGGGCTTTTTTGTAGCATAAAATTAGTTAGAAAAGTTACAAAGAATTCATATACTGCATTTAATTGTCCAGCCTCTTTGAATGTAACCTTTCCAACTATTTTTCAGATTGGTAATACCACCAACTACAGATATCATCGCATAATAGATGAAATGCTTGAAATTCTAGCCAGTGTGATTGAGAGGCCTATATTGAGGGCCATTTCATAGACACAAGCCATAGGTATGGAGATTGATGAGAGCACAGATGTCTCTGTCTGCAGACAATTGGACATTCATGTGAGGTAAGTCTAATGTGTAACTTTTCACTGACTAATGAAATTTCAATATACAGATAATTGaaatttataaaatgttatcatATGGACATTATTAGATACTTGGACAACGAGGGGAAGCTCTTCTGCCAATTTCTGGATCTCATATGCCTGACTGATGGGAAAGCAAATTCAATAGTGGCAGCCCTGAAGAATATTATTCACACAAAGGGCATACCCACAAACTTAATCTTTGGCTTAGGAACCTACGGCGCTGCTGTAATGACAGGTATCATAActtgttttttgtatgaaattaaactgtattttgaatattttatttattggtaaattaattaacaaatttattcaacaggaaaacaaaatgggGTTGCTAAACAGCTATCAGATGAATGGCCATGGCTCCTCAGTGTCCACTGTGCTGCACATAGGCTAGCTCTAGCCTGTAAGGACGCATCTGAAGATGTGCCTTACATGGCTACATTCAGAAACCACCTAGAGCAGCTCCACCTGTACTTCAGAAACAGTGCAAACCGCTCTGCTTCTCTGAAGGCAGCTGCAGAGGTTCTTGGTGTGAGTGAGCTGAAAGTGAAGGTAAATAAGTTAAACCTCAAATAAATTGacatatgtacatatttatGTCCATTTACTTgcatatatattcatttttttaaaccaactgttttttctgtcattgaCTAGCAAGTAAAGGACACACGATGGCTCTCTCAGCATGAAGCAGTAAAGAACCTCATGACAAACATAACTGCTGTGCTGGGAGCCTTAGCAGAGGAAGTAGAGACCCGCAAATGTCCTACTGCTAAGGGACAATACTCATTCCTTGCCACCTATCGCTTCATTGCCGCCCTCCACCTGCAAGCTGATGTGCTCCCTCACCTGGCATGCCTCTCTAAACTCTTCCAAAAGGAGGATGTCATGTTCCTGGCAATCAAAGAGCAGGTAACATTACTAACCCAAATCAGCtgccatgttttattttcatgtttattttgcacAAAAATAGGTTACCACAATTGATCTTTTCACATGAGTCAATTTGGTTAATTTTCTAGGTCCCTGTCACCCTGGCCTTAATAAACGGCATAAAAGTTTCTGGTGATCAGCAACCTGGCTCATACTTGAGTAGGCTTAGCCAAAGTCTTGATGACCCTTTGGGATTGGGGGCATTCAGCATCTCTGCTGaacaggagagatgaagaagaggagaggatgatTCAGGGGACAGACAGCAGTACTGGCAGAGATTTCAATCACAGGTATGATTATGTAGTTTTCGGCTGACTGTATTGATGTAACTTCAATTTAGTTGCtgcacagttttatttacactaatagtttactgacatttttttcttgctgtttgATCAGGTGATGGATCCATATTTGGATGGCCTCATTGCCCATCTCGAGAGGTGTTTCAGTGAGGTTGGAGTCATGGCTAAATTTGGCATACTAGGTCCACAAGCAGCTACACTCCCTGATAACACTGCGCACACACACCTAAGGACACTGGTGGAGAAGTTCTGTTCCCGTGCCGATTTTAACACAGTCCTTGAAGAATGGGCCTCTTTCAAGGAACAAGTCGTCTCTGGTCCACTCAAGGTAACTTTAAAACGTGATATTGTCACATAACGTTATCATTAACACTGTTCTGTGTTAATCATATCATTGAACTTTTCCAGAACAAGACTCAGCTGGCCATAATGGCTGACCTGTCTTCAAAATATGAAGAGTTTGGTGTCCTGTACCCAACCATAAGCCTGCTGGCTGCCATTGCACAGACGGTCCCGGTCAGCAGTGTAAACTGTGAGAGGGACTTCTCCACCATGAACAGGGTAAAAAATAGCTCTCAGAATGGGATTTGCTGCTTTAAGCTATCAGTATTTTAAGCTATCACTTTTCAAGCTTAACAGTTAATGTATTTGCAGACCAAGATAAACATCCGCAATAGGCTGCAGGGGGACCATCTTGCAGCCTGCATGCGGATCTCGATAAATGGGCCAGATGTGTCCGATGTTGCATATCAAGAGGCACTGGAAATGTTCTTCCAGAAGCCAAGAAAGATCCACTGTAGCAACAAAAGATGCACACTTTGTGGATAAAACCATTGCAAATAGTTGTTAATAGTTGTAAATAGTTGTAAGTAATTGTATCTGTAATTTGTACATAAAAGAAAGATATTGCAAAAGTAGTTGTAAttgttggagagaaaagagaaaaatattgtcaAAGAGTGTTCTAAAGtattgttattaaaatgattcCTGTTTGTTAACTGTCAGCCTGTTTGGCCTGCTGCTCCCACCAATCCCCCAAATGTTCAAGCAAATCATCTACTTAGTCTCTATTTACCTGTACAAGTTGGATATCAacaactttgtttgttttgagatCCATCAAGGAATATGAGCCATACTTTGCACAATGGCCGGGACTGTCAGCACGCATGTCACCAGCAAGAGAtactgtttccctctgtttcagTTCCTCAAACTGGTCGGTCTGGTGTGATCGCCATTTATGCAGCACGGAAGCCAGAATGTAGTTATGCACATGATTACGGTGTGTCATTCTTGAGAAGGTTCTCACGTGCATTGCATTCAGCACCTGTAATGTAAAATCAGAGTAATCAGTCGCACTCAAACAATGTTCACAACATGCACTACATCTCTCAGTAGCACTGTGGGATACACTGGCCCTAGAAACGGAAATGTGAGTAGATCAATATTTTAGCaagggggaaaagagagagctGTGGGAGAAGCACACATGTATATAAACACACCTTGagttttttacattatttcattgttgtAACAAACCTTGTTAGTCTGGATGAAAGGAGAGCCTGTGTAGTATACAGCGGCTGACAGGTGCAGATTCCCTGCAGGAGAGCTGCCCAGAAGTTGACTCTTCCACTGTCTGCTGTAGAAGCAACTCTGGTAGAGGCACTTCTGGGTCACAGAAAGGAATGGTCCTTATACAAATGTCTACCTTGCACACTGTTGAGCAGGTGGggcagattttaaaaagctcaaGCAGACACTCCTCGTACACCAAATACTTCACCATGTCCTGCACTGGCTTGGTTGGTGCTCTATTGACAAAGAAAACCACAGGCAACAGTTGTTACAAAGTATATTATTATACATATCAGAAAGTAAATGCTGATGTGAGAATATATTTGTTGACAAATTCATTGTTACTATTATGTAAGATTAGTAAGGATCTATAACAAGCAAAGTTATCTTACTGTTCACTGGTGGTGTCAACTGACTCAGACATGGGGAGGTAGCTGGAGTCATCAGGATCTACAAAGCTCACACTAGGTTCAGACTCCTGAATAGATGGAAACTCCAAGTGAGGACGCTTTGTTGGTGGGTTCTCAGGTACGGCTTTCTGCTTTAGTGGAGTTGAAGACTGTAGCGGAAGAAACTGGAATGTTGTATCACCCACAGCAACACTCTTAGTCGATACTGTAGCCTGAGAACCtggaaaatatatattcaaattATGATAGTATATAGCAATGTAATAATCaaccagtgtttttttcaactATTATGCTATTTATACCCAGAATATGGCAACACCACAGACATTTGAAAAGTCAAACTAAGAACAGGTACACATACCTGTACTGTTTCTGTTGACAAGTGTTCCTTTGGACAGTTGTGTTGCCACAGGCCTTTTCCCCACAAAGCGGTCCGTTTGACATTCAATTTCCCTGGTGTCTTTCTTCACGTCACCACACTGGCACGCTGCCTCTCTTGTGGTTGGAGGAGACTGCTTTGTCAAAACAAGATAACAGTAAAACTTATTTGTCTAATAAATcttgcagtgatggaatgtcaGTAATACATTTACTTTAGGTTTATTTACTTGGCCATTTAtactttatgctgttttatcTATATCTACTCTTACTTTTCAGTATAAAATTTCCTGTACAGTGAATCTCCACATGACGATGTTGAATGtctgtgataaactgaaggattgTATGTAAGCAGGTACACTTTTCCTAAattctaaataaaatgtaatataaaaccCTCTTTTTATCAGCTGGAAAGTGCATTGTTACTGAGCTGACATCACGAGTAGACTTTTTATAGATACGTGGTTCTCACAGAACAGAAAGGCGCCAAACATATATCATCTTCTAGAATATGATTCATTACTATTGATTTAACTATACAAAAGCatgttgttgttaaaaatgagCAGATTCGT belongs to Pagrus major chromosome 14, Pma_NU_1.0 and includes:
- the LOC141008674 gene encoding uncharacterized protein, which translates into the protein MCPPPTLSVPPTAAATISATGIMCPPPTLSVPPTVAATITATGIMWPPPTLSVPPTAAATITATGIMWPPPTLSVPPTSGALISATGITCAPESSPPTTREAACQCGDVKKDTREIECQTDRFVGKRPVATQLSKGTLVNRNSTGSQATVSTKSVAVGDTTFQFLPLQSSTPLKQKAVPENPPTKRPHLEFPSIQESEPSVSFVDPDDSSYLPMSESVDTTSEQAPTKPVQDMVKYLVYEECLLELFKICPTCSTVCKVDICIRTIPFCDPEVPLPELLLQQTVEESTSGQLSCRESAPVSRCILHRLSFHPD